From the genome of Astatotilapia calliptera chromosome 3, fAstCal1.2, whole genome shotgun sequence:
AAAGTCATGTGGTTGAGTCATGCATTCTGTGATGCGTTCAATGGCAGGAAATAAGTGCAGGAAATTACTCTGGGTTACACATGACTCCCGCGAGGCCGGCTGTCACTTCCGTCATCATCATGTTTTGGGAACTGCTCTGATGCAACTGGAATGACCAAATTGCCAAACGATTGAAAGATGGGTATCTACCACAATGGGCGTAATAAGTGTGGTGGAGGAGAGCAGATCTCTTTGGACAGCGGTATTTGGCCAAAAACCCATGTTAGCATCAGCTTGGAGACATACTGCGCCCAACGGCTGTGAGGCATGGCCTAGTGTTTGGTCTATCAGAGGGGAAGGATATATCTTTCACGACACACCGACTCATTTAATGGTGTCATGTCCACACAGATATGGACTTTCTCTTTGTCCTTTTTGGGGGCTACGACCATGCCGCAACACCAGTCTGTGGGCTCTTCCACACGACTGATTACTCCCAACTGTTCCATCCTTTCCAGCTCTGTTTTGACTTTGCCCAGTAGTGGCAGTGGAACACACCTTGGCACTTTCAGTGAATAAGGTTTAGCGTTGGGCTTCAGCTTAATCGTGTATGGTTTTTGAACAAGCCCGAGCCCATCACATAGTTTCGGGTACGCTTTCTTCACTGTCTCAAGGTCAACATTGTCCATTCGGGCAATTAGTTTCAGTCTCACAGAAGCTGTCCTGCTTAAGAGAGCTACACGCAGATTTCTGACTACATAGATTGTCTCTGTAGTGCTCCTGTCACTGTAGGAAATGTCCTCCTTTGTAGACCCAAGTACCATCAGTGCTGCACCTCCTGGTCCATACAGTGgcttttcagctttttgcaAATGTTCATTTGGCTGCTTAATGTCTTTGAATGTCTCCTCTGAGATAGCTGTGACATCTGCCCCCGAGTTTAATTTAAATGTCATGCTTTTGCCTCTCATGCAGATGTTAGCAAGCCACGGGTCTTCTCCTGCCACCTCATGCACAGTTGTAGATCTACAAACTCTCCCGTAGGGTCCACGTTTTCCACAGTTGTGGCATTCTGCATTTTTGGCTGGGTGCATCTGTGCTTTTCCACATTTAGAACATGTTTTATTCTCTTGTTCTGTTATTTGTGGTTTTTGTGGCTTGAACTGCTTTTGGTCTCTGCTTCTGAATTTATTTGGCTGTGATTTTCTGACATGCACGGCATGCACGGCTGTTTTGTCCGTGCTGCTTTCACCTATTAGGACAgtttgctgtctttttatttcctcAGATTGTCTCGTCATTGTGATAGCTTTGGTTAGGGTCAAATCTTTGTTGAGCTCCATTCTCTCCGACAGTGATGAATCTTTAAGACCCACAACGAGCCTATCCCTCAAAAGTTCATCGTGAAGTTCACCATATTCAGAGTTTTCAGCGAGAGCATATAGAGCTGTTATGAAGGAGTCAACTGTTTCTGCTGGCTGTTGTACTCGCTTATTAAACCTTGCTCTTTCATAGATCACTTTCTTTCTGGGGACAAAATGTCTATCAAATGCGTTTCTGACCGCATCGTACTACTGGCACTGCCCGTCTGTTAGGTCAAGTCCCCTTAGCACGTCGTCAGCCTCGTCTCCCATCCAGTAAACTAATGTGTTCACTTGGTTAGCATCTGTTTAACTGTTCACATTACTTGCTCGAAACGTCTGATCCACTTCTCCCATCCCTTGGGCTTTGCGAAGTCGAACAGTTCCGGTGGCTTGATGGTGAAAGTAGCCGCTGGTGGCACTGCCATAACCGGGCCAGGTGTCGCTGCTGCTGCCGGTAGCGCCGCCGCTTGCTCCGACATGGTTGTGTGTTTCGCCAAAATCTGAGACACTGAATTACTGCtctttattgtgaatattttaattctgacattaaaaagtctcagacaaatgttttctttagcaGTTATATTTTATACCATACACCAACACAAATGTAACACTTCTTTTTCCCCGAGGcattaaagacaaaacagaacaaagacaaTTAGGTGCATGTAGCTTATAAAGTGactgttcaaagtcacttttaaaaaaaaaaaaaaaaaaaaaaaaaaaaaaaccaaaacaaaaacaaacccggGGTAATGATATTACTTAAAGCAACAAACTCTTACATTTACTTAGCAGTGATTTTATTTCTCCAATGTTCTAATCTAGAACCACAACTCTACACCTGCCTGGTGAGGATAGAGCACCTAGAGTCACGCCTTTCAACATCCAAACAGTGTGAGTCATTCGAGTCACTCACAGGTTTCTTCACTGCTTATTTTAGGTCTTGAAAGACATTAATCAACATGGTAGAGGTGAAAAAGTTGGCATCAcaacttcttcacttctgcaTAACAGCCAGAgcttccttccttcagcccaaggCCAGGATAGAGAGGCTGAGTGAATACTGTGCACACTTTGTGAAGCAGAGTCATGGTGTCAGAGATGCTGTAAAACGACAGAGTACCTGACCTGTAATCCAGGTACACGCCAATCTGAGAGGTACGAGGACCTGACACCGCCTTTGCTACTAAATTATGTCTGAAAGTATATCCTTTTGCAGAGCACTCCAAACACCAGGACTTGTCATTCTTCCCAAATTCCGAGTCAAATGATGTCCGGCTGATGTTTTTGTAAGACGCTGCCACTGACCAGGCGCCACCACTCCAACTGACCTCCCAATAGCACCGCCCTGTTAAACCCTCTCTGCACAGCACCTGCTTCACACCTCCAAACCTGTCCGAGTGAGATAAATGAAAATGCTCATAGTAGCCACTCGTCACTCGTTGAGAATCTTGTGAAAGGTCCAAGTATTTGTTGACCGAGTTGGGATCCACTGTTAGAGGACAGTGATCTGATAGACAAGCAAACCAAGAATATCATCAGCCTTCTAGTATTTAGTAAGTGATTACTGCTTTGATATACTGATATACTTACAGCACAAAAACTCTTCTCTGGTCTTTGGCACGGGTGGCAGCACAACTTTTATACCAAAAACTGATaggaacaaaataaatgaataatactGGATTAAGTGGAATCAAGTGGATGGATATTTCTCTCAGGTACCTGTTGCAGAGATCTTGGGCCATGTGGTCTCCAGAAGCTTCTTCATGTCATCTCTCAGCTGAGTCAGACATTCGGTCACGGTTTCCACTGAATGTTTAGGATGAACAACAGCGCCTGTTGGCAAGTCTGGAGATTCACATGAGATGGAGAGAGACTGGAagagctgggaaaaaaaaaaaagaaaaaaagatgttgaaatttaatttttgaacataacatatttaaataaaaacattttatgtgTAACtataaaggaaaaagaagaaaaaaaatcccaatagGATGTGTGCAAAGTTTCAGCTCCCTGCTTTTCTCAAAGAAGTATTTCTACAATAGATCTAGTTTTTCAAGACTTGTTCCAATATGGCTCCATCAGTATCGGctctcaggctacgtccacatgtacacgggtatttttcaaagtgcagatttttctatgcttGGCACCAcattattgtttcagtgaaattaaTTTCTACATTTGTACAATGGTGGACTGTCAGTAAttttactctctgcagtgtttttatatatacagacatacatacagagagcgagagatggTGCACCATATACAAAATTTATATCCTCCCTCTCATTTTTTCAATGTAAATGCTCATATTCATTTATGAACATTTGCTGCACAGcaacacattttaaatcaaatttatgCATCCTCATAAACTCCCCAGCAAGAAGTTACAATGTGTGGCTCAAACTGCATGTTTCACATTAGGTTTCTTTCACCTGGATTTTTCTTTGCTCGGGTGGGAAGCTTTGATGGCCTTACATGAAATGAGCGCTACAAAACGTAGCAATTAACAAAATAGTGATAGTGCAGTGTTTATGTCTTCATGAGGTAATGTTTAAACAGGTTTTCCTCTACAACCATTTGAGCTTTTACAGCTCCAGATGTGGCTTTTTGGTTATAAAACACTGAATTAAATATAGAGTCTAAATGGTGACAGAATTTTAGAAAGAAACATGAGTTGGCCTACAACACAAAAGACACATTTCCTacctgaatgaaatgaatgtGATCTTCTGTATGAGAAAGCTGTTCCAGGTCAGCGTCTCTTTTCTTCAGCCTGGCGatttcctcctccagctgcagctgcagagctTCTGCCCGAACAACTGCTAGTTTCTCTCGAGCCTCAATCAGCTGCTTTATTAAAGTACGTTGCTTTTgtatggaggagatcagctCATCAAAGAGCTTGTCTTTGGACTTCATTGCAGTctgaaaacaaatctgttttatACAAAGAAGGTTTAGATtaggaaaaaaatactttttggaGGCGAATTTAGAAAACTGCGGCAAAATTCATAAAccaatataaagaaaataaaatgtagccACTGCATTTAGTAAATATGCAATAGTTAGTGTCTCATTGATGGATTTTAATTTCTGATTTTTACTCCAAGTATTTTCTGGAGAGCTTTATTTTTACTCATGTTGTCCTCATTAGCTCCTTTAAGTGACCAATTAGGTTTgttgttaaaaatgtgtttgtcgTGGTTCATCTGCAGTTTACTTTGCATCTTGACTCACTGTGAAAAGTTTCCATGTAAACAATATCTCAAAGTGTACATGCAACTATGTGCCTGTTGCACACAGGTGAAATGGGCCACAGTCAGCCAATTCCATTTGCTGACTGAGTCTCTCGTATTAGGTACATTGAAGATACAGGATTAAAGCCTGTTAATGctcttaatagaaaaaaaaccaacaaaaaactgtataaCTCATATGTATCATCTCTGTATGATTGTAGGGTCTTCATGTTACGGTATAAAGCACATTAAGGAGGCAGTTATTCTTATAATAGCTGTATTAATCTGAAAGCAGTAGTTGGATTTTAACCAAGTAATTTATGAGTTTACACTACCACAAAGCACAACATGTACTAGACAGCACTGTGGTCAGTAGAGATATTTGGTTTCTAGTCTTATTTCCACACCTTGAAGTCCTTCACAGCTTGGACCAGCTCATTCAGCTCTTTTTGTCTCTCCTGGGATTTCCGCTTAAATGCACAGTGACTCAGAAAAAGCCGTCCCTGCAAGAAGAAACCGCAGGATCagagaaaaattaaaacactccagattcattttgttttttttttattgatcttTACCTGCTCAGCAgctctttctgctgctgctgtcactgtTGAGTGGCGCCAGTGATCGTCCATGGTGCACAAATAGCAGATACATCTTTGATCAGTCTTACAGTAAACCTCAATCAGCTTGTTGTGCTTCGCACACATTTTTTCCTTAAGTGGCACTGTAGCAGACACCAGCTGGTGAAGCTTCAGCACAGGAAAACTGTGGTGAGGCTCAAGATGAGCAGGACAGTACGATGCCAAGCAGGTCAGGCAAGACATGGtggctttgtttcttttggtcCCACAACAGAAATCACAGGCAATGTCTGTTGGTCCTGCAGGAGCAAGAGGAGAAGCTGGACGGGCCTGTTGGGTTACTGTCCTCTTCAGCTTCTCTACAACCTACAGTGATCAAATAAAAGCGGTCAAAGGTTTTGCACAACAAACAGAATCAAACTAGAACGGAAAGAGGATGAAGTCAGCAAAAGCATCCCAattgtgtattttctttaaaactgtagaaaatgcaataataaaaaaacataatatgTTGTTGTGTACAGAATAGCTGGTTATGAAAATAATGTtgtgtattaaaatattttaggaGTAACAACAGTGGGCTTGGTAATCACCTACAAGAAATTCTAATGTCATgccaaaataaataagaaattatACTCCTGGGACGTTATTAGACAGAACcagaatggaaaaaaagactAATTTCAATGTGGCAGACATGCTGGTGTCAGTCTTTCAGAAATTGCTAATCTTCtgggactgacacacacacacaggaaccaaaaaataaaaatacataagatataaataaaagccaaataaaagaaaaaaaatgaattaaataactAATTTAATTTCCATGGAaaactaagtctcactgaggttaaaagccaaagattaaaagtgggttttaagacgcGATTTAAAAGTGGATAGTGAAGGATACTCTAACGTGCCAGGGCAAAGTACTCCATAATTTTGGACCCACGATAGAAAAggccctgtcccctctgagcttcctcctggatctcggtaCCTACAGGAACAGCTGGTCAGGtgacctgagagaccgacaTGGTGTGTGGAGATAAAGCTCAGAGAAGTAAGGCAGGGCAAGATTGtgaaggcatttaaaaacaaacagaattttaaaattagacacaggcagccagtgcagtGAGGCTAGGAcaggggttatatgctctcttttacaagttcctgttaggagtcgtgcagcagcattttgaaccagctgcagacgtgagagcaatgactgactgacccccacataaagtgtgttacagtagtccaggcgggaagaaataaaagcatggatcacggtttcaaggtgctgcctcgaaagaaaagattttactcttgccagtcgccttaaatgataaaaactgcacttccccactgctctgatttggttGTCCAATTTAAAAATCACTatccaacttaaaaccaagtTGGATAGTGATACAGACTgctgttaataattaataatttaatggtgttggggatattttcttgacacACCACGTGTCCTTTAGTAAGAGATGAGCTTATCTGAGAGATAGCTGCAGATCATGGCACAAAGCTGAAACCTGACATAAACGACAaaactgcagcaactgtgtgatactGTCACGAAATGTTGAACCAAAAAACAccgaggaatgtttccagcaccttgctgaGTCTGTGCcacgaagaattaaagcagGTCTGAAGAAAGGAGTGGGTCAAACACGGCACTAACCACGTGACCGGTAGGCGTAAATGTGTATTTaattaacaaaacaagcaaaaaaaaaaaaaaaaaaaggggtacATTAATTAActcggattttttttttttttattatttttttccaagcAGCACGGTGGATACATCACCTCAGCCAGCATGTTGTTCCTCCCGAGGACAGGCCTTGGACTGAAGGTCTCCCTACACTGAGGACAGCTGTACGTTCCCTTCTCCTTTTCCTGCTCCCAGCACCCCTCGATGCAGATTCTGCAGTAAGTGTGTCCACACTGGATGGTGACGGGATCTTTGAGTAGGTCCATACATACCGAGCAGTAAAGCTGATACAGGTCCAACTCGACGGCACACTGCTGCGGCCATTTCTCTGCCATTTGGATGAAATCCACAGGTGCACAGCGGAGTTTTTAACTAATTGAAGGGAAACGCAAGGAAATGTGGGGTGGGGCTTCAACTTCTGCAAGTCTTAAACCAATTAGTATGTGACAGTTTTGTTATAAAAGCTTGCTAacgccacttaaaaaaaattaatacattaaaataatgacaaatataaaaataaaaagcaaacaataacCACTGTTCCCTGcaaatgttatgtattttatttattaattttcttattaattttttaaaccaTAATCAAACTTAAAAAAGTTACAAAgttaatgtaaatgttaaaaaaaaaaaacatacacgaATGCATGGGAACAGGATGGGGACAGCTGAGAAGCTGGTAATTAAGGTGTTTCTTCTCTTGTTGGTATgatcgttttttggtttttttttgcctgtcccgtttggctcttttgccatcagaattactatctaaaggcaaagaaagatgcccaacggatttactttaccaaatcgACCaacccagccttgccgtattggtctatttgattcgtcttttattgtttattttagtttaacctGCTAAATGCGGGACAGATATGATTGCTGATATGATTCTTGTGTTATTTCCTCATTTCCCAGTGAGGCAATATACTGCAGACATTAGCATTACATGAAGCAAATGATGATTGTTTTCTAGTGCTGTAAGTTATGACCTTTGATATGTGTGCACACATGGGTGTGGCTACCTAAGAAAAAGACCTAATAGCCTCTGGCCAAAATGATTTTATCTTGTACATTTGAATATACATAAATGtacacataaagaaataaatacatcattCTTTTAGtatttaaagataaaagatagATGTCAGTAGTTTTTTTAAGTACAGTATTTTAATTATGAATATACATTGATTAGTATGTAATTTACATCTTCCAGCAAACTGATGTGTTCGCATAAACCTAGAATTAATTGATCAAAATCAAAGGAATTTTTATTTGTGGTTGCACCTTCAGACTCATACCTACACCTGCTACACATACCTACAGTATGAAGAAAAGACACAATGTGACTGGCATTGAGGTAAAATGAGTGTAAATATTTGCACAGTAGCCTTTCACTAATGGCCAGACTTTAAGAGAGAGAATGATTTTTAAAGTGACCACAAAGCTACCTGGCACTTCAAGTAATACAAGGCAGAGATGTAATTTAATCAAACCGTCTGAATTTTTGATGTCTAAAGTTTTTTTGATCTCTATGTCACAGTGTCCCTAATAAATAGGCCAGTGAGTGCTACTGCTAGTTTTAATATAAACTTTAGAATAGAAAAGCCTTAAtaaaagagatgaaaaataactttaataGTATAAAAGTTACTTTTTTGCTGAACTGGATGTCATCATGGCACAGAAAGTTTAACAGAATTATGTCTGGGGAAAAGAAATCCTGCGATCTGCTGACATCTAGTTGTGACTCACTGTAATTACGACTCTAATCATTGAGACTCCTTTTGCGTCTCTATGGATCTTAGCGGGACTCTTGTTTGAGCAACACGATTTTGCGCCTACACGTCACCAGCTGCTGTAGGCGCAAAATCCCTACTGTATATTTTGAGTTTAATATTTAGCTCATgtttaattaatatttcataGAGATTTGTTGTTGATAATTTCAGGAGTAgtaatgtgcacatttcagtTATGTTTACTCAGGGCCAAGACAATCATATTGCACTGTTTGTGATTAGGAGATAAAATAGGTGCTTACCACTTTAAGAACAGAGACACAGTTGCAGGGGGGTGGTTTAGTAAGTTGAGGGCCATGCCTGAAAACATCAACAAATTTTCATTCAAGtggaagatttttctttttggataTCAGAACATTCACCAGACACAGGCTCCTTTTTTGGGCTTGTTTTATTGGAAATGACACTGCAACATTAAATGCCTCACTGTGAGCTTCACATCAGAGAACATTTTCAGTTACTTAAAACAGGATGCTTCTAATAATTTCTCCCAAAAGgcgatgaataaaaataaaaattcactaGATAAGAAATGACAGGTTGTTGatcaacatttaaaatatatgtatttttaaacaacTATTTAGCTTAATTTTCAGTTAAAttcacaacaaagcacaaagaGACAAGAAAGTTT
Proteins encoded in this window:
- the LOC113019197 gene encoding tripartite motif-containing protein 16-like yields the protein MAEKWPQQCAVELDLYQLYCSVCMDLLKDPVTIQCGHTYCRICIEGCWEQEKEKGTYSCPQCRETFSPRPVLGRNNMLAEVVEKLKRTVTQQARPASPLAPAGPTDIACDFCCGTKRNKATMSCLTCLASYCPAHLEPHHSFPVLKLHQLVSATVPLKEKMCAKHNKLIEVYCKTDQRCICYLCTMDDHWRHSTVTAAAERAAEQGRLFLSHCAFKRKSQERQKELNELVQAVKDFKICFQTAMKSKDKLFDELISSIQKQRTLIKQLIEAREKLAVVRAEALQLQLEEEIARLKKRDADLEQLSHTEDHIHFIQLFQSLSISCESPDLPTGAVVHPKHSVETVTECLTQLRDDMKKLLETTWPKISATVFGIKVVLPPVPKTREEFLCYHCPLTVDPNSVNKYLDLSQDSQRVTSGYYEHFHLSHSDRFGGVKQVLCREGLTGRCYWEVSWSGGAWSVAASYKNISRTSFDSEFGKNDKSWCLECSAKGYTFRHNLVAKAVSGPRTSQIGVYLDYRSGTLSFYSISDTMTLLHKVCTVFTQPLYPGLGLKEGSSGCYAEVKKL